Proteins encoded together in one Planctopirus ephydatiae window:
- a CDS encoding class I SAM-dependent methyltransferase, which yields METIQGHLYDFPKYYDLIFGSDWKAEFDFLQAAFERYSKKTVTRLYEPACGTGRLLIKLAEAGYEVAGNDLNPHAVKFCNDRFVRKGFEPVATVGDMANFKLPKKVDAMFNMINTFRHLPDEAAAESHLQCVANHLVKGGLYLLGLHLTPLTPQVCTEECWSATKGSLTVNSRLWSIDINPKTRIERIGMNYDVYTPTKQFRIEDETTFRTYTAQQMAMLLLQVPQLELIAVHDFRYDIDGEITISGDTEDVVYVFRKR from the coding sequence ATGGAAACGATTCAGGGACACCTCTACGACTTTCCCAAGTACTACGACCTGATCTTCGGATCCGACTGGAAAGCCGAGTTCGACTTTCTTCAAGCCGCCTTCGAGCGCTATTCCAAAAAGACCGTCACCCGCCTGTACGAGCCAGCGTGCGGCACAGGCCGCCTGCTCATCAAGCTGGCTGAAGCCGGTTATGAAGTGGCCGGGAACGACCTCAATCCGCATGCCGTCAAATTCTGTAACGACCGGTTTGTACGCAAGGGTTTCGAACCTGTGGCGACGGTAGGGGATATGGCGAATTTCAAGCTCCCCAAAAAGGTGGATGCCATGTTCAACATGATCAACACCTTCCGTCACCTGCCCGATGAGGCGGCTGCAGAAAGTCACCTGCAATGTGTCGCGAATCATCTCGTCAAAGGAGGGCTTTACCTGCTGGGACTGCACCTGACACCTCTCACGCCGCAGGTTTGTACTGAAGAATGCTGGTCGGCCACCAAGGGGAGCCTGACGGTTAACTCGCGGCTATGGTCGATTGATATCAACCCGAAAACTCGCATTGAGCGGATCGGGATGAACTACGATGTCTATACACCGACGAAGCAGTTTCGCATCGAGGACGAAACCACCTTCCGTACGTATACAGCCCAGCAGATGGCCATGCTGCTGCTGCAGGTTCCGCAGTTAGAGCTGATTGCCGTCCACGATTTCCGCTATGACATCGACGGTGAAATCACGATCTCCGGCGACACCGAAGATGTCGTCTACGTCTTCCGGAAAAGGTAA
- a CDS encoding ribosomal protein L7/L12: protein MPIVLIGGGIFVLGLLAVMALFLLRLLSTPAERDPVDQHELQQRRDERKARFQKLLTDLPTSTRDEIIDLIGQRQKIAAIKVLRDATGMGLREAKEAVELLE from the coding sequence ATGCCCATTGTCCTCATTGGTGGAGGAATCTTTGTCCTCGGCCTGCTGGCTGTGATGGCCCTGTTTCTTCTCAGGCTGCTGAGCACACCTGCGGAGAGAGACCCGGTCGATCAGCACGAACTCCAGCAAAGGCGTGACGAACGAAAGGCCCGCTTTCAAAAACTGCTGACAGATCTCCCCACATCGACCAGAGACGAGATCATCGACCTCATTGGTCAACGCCAGAAGATCGCAGCGATCAAAGTTCTGCGCGATGCCACCGGCATGGGCCTCAGAGAGGCCAAAGAGGCCGTCGAGTTACTCGAATAG
- a CDS encoding ATP-binding protein, with amino-acid sequence MSYRSIKRMLGETSLERKCRLLFGSGLLLLITGSFYIYARQTTDLVFRQNQTTARLLVAPIVMEKHWKWSDSGNIGTDNVERMAAELKPEELKDYSWTLLNAELSNPSARPLDGEGHIALEAIRGGESEVIKVIRDRSRQQYIYYGGVYATDSCLDCHRQHNKNPKLRAGDLIGMVKISFPLEKTQRSLAWNNAILLTTAIVTAFLAMLAAYAIVRYVIVKPVLHLKDVSDAIARGSLDMRADIRTGDEFEELSHAFNRMLRHLVTVQEELQHVNHDLDGKVDELAQVNLRLFELNKIKNEFLATMSHELRTPLNSILGFSEVLLSNSTLPDKQRRYVSNIQTAGKNLLNLINDVLDLAKIESGRMELHPSDFSIHDLVERQVGSLMPLAEKKHLELTSEVSAEVPLLWQDAGKLQQILGNLLSNAIKFTPDGGKVRVKVDLCPAERSPEESAETVEAGEVPPVLDHFALTVEDTGIGIPLEEQERVFEKFRQGQSTPGQKDLLTREYEGTGLGLSIVRELSRLMGGEVRLQSEFGKGSVFTVVLPLKLKAQSESETILPLPKLESNSKLMLKLTR; translated from the coding sequence ATGTCGTATCGCTCGATTAAACGCATGCTGGGAGAAACCAGCCTCGAACGCAAATGCCGACTCCTCTTCGGTAGCGGTCTGTTACTATTGATTACCGGCAGCTTCTATATTTATGCCAGGCAAACCACCGATCTCGTGTTCCGGCAGAATCAGACCACCGCCCGGTTGCTCGTGGCTCCGATCGTCATGGAGAAGCACTGGAAATGGTCGGATAGCGGGAATATCGGTACCGATAACGTCGAGCGCATGGCAGCTGAACTGAAACCGGAAGAACTCAAGGACTATAGCTGGACGCTATTAAACGCAGAGCTCTCTAATCCTTCCGCCAGGCCATTGGATGGTGAGGGGCATATCGCTCTCGAAGCGATTCGCGGCGGTGAATCAGAAGTAATTAAAGTCATTCGAGATCGTTCGAGGCAGCAATATATTTACTACGGCGGTGTCTATGCGACTGATTCCTGTCTCGATTGTCATCGGCAGCATAATAAAAATCCGAAGCTCCGCGCCGGCGATCTCATTGGGATGGTGAAAATCTCGTTCCCATTGGAGAAGACCCAGCGATCGCTGGCGTGGAACAATGCCATTCTGCTGACAACGGCCATTGTGACAGCATTTCTTGCGATGCTCGCTGCTTACGCGATTGTGCGCTACGTGATTGTGAAGCCTGTGCTGCACTTAAAAGATGTGAGCGACGCCATTGCCCGTGGAAGTCTGGATATGCGGGCCGATATTCGTACGGGCGATGAGTTTGAAGAACTGTCGCATGCCTTTAACCGCATGCTCAGGCATCTGGTGACTGTGCAGGAAGAGTTGCAGCATGTGAATCATGATCTCGACGGTAAAGTCGATGAACTTGCCCAGGTGAACCTGCGACTGTTTGAACTGAATAAGATCAAGAACGAGTTTCTGGCAACGATGAGCCATGAACTGAGAACGCCGCTCAATTCGATTCTGGGTTTCAGCGAAGTTCTGTTATCGAACTCGACACTCCCGGATAAACAACGCCGCTATGTCTCGAATATCCAGACGGCTGGTAAGAACTTACTCAATCTCATTAACGATGTGCTCGATCTCGCGAAGATTGAAAGTGGCCGTATGGAACTGCACCCGAGCGACTTCTCCATTCACGATCTGGTCGAGCGGCAAGTGGGTTCGTTAATGCCGCTGGCGGAAAAGAAGCATCTCGAGTTGACGAGCGAAGTTTCAGCCGAAGTCCCTTTGTTATGGCAGGATGCAGGCAAACTGCAGCAGATCCTCGGAAACCTGCTGTCGAATGCCATTAAGTTTACGCCGGATGGTGGAAAGGTGCGGGTCAAGGTCGATCTTTGTCCGGCTGAGCGATCTCCAGAGGAATCGGCAGAGACTGTCGAAGCGGGTGAAGTGCCTCCAGTCCTGGACCATTTCGCATTGACAGTGGAAGACACAGGGATTGGCATTCCCCTCGAAGAGCAGGAACGGGTTTTTGAGAAGTTCCGGCAGGGGCAATCAACACCTGGTCAGAAAGATCTTCTGACACGCGAATATGAAGGGACGGGGCTGGGTCTTTCGATTGTTCGCGAACTCTCGCGTTTAATGGGTGGCGAAGTCAGGTTGCAGAGCGAGTTTGGCAAAGGGAGTGTGTTCACCGTTGTCTTGCCACTCAAGCTCAAGGCCCAGTCGGAATCGGAGACAATCCTGCCGCTGCCTAAGCTCGAATCGAACAGCAAGCTGATGTTGAAGCTGACCCGTTAG
- a CDS encoding SpoIIE family protein phosphatase, which yields MASLKVIKGPVVGQIVELREPRMILGRHATSQIVLDHQSVSRHHAQILREHGQYRVEDLRSLNGTHVNHELIPGPRELRDGDLLRICDFVFEFQAGPLTRRMRPRDLGSRSADGEQGGLSSVSNESIDLTESGRSKIARSESGRTSAKPAGRQTIPETSDEPSAGMGGEDGSSSIISTLDAATGHGIRINVRPEVKLKSILEIASALGGMLDIEDVLPAVLRALFRIFPQAEYGFFLLRNDDEAEGSPAWDHNPAERLAIRATWSRMGDQQEFVPVSMTIINKALETGQAILSADASEDGRFQRSESLASMKIRSVMCVPLMRSNTQTLGVIQLSTLDLMQPFGDEDLELLVSVSKPVTLALENAAMHEAVVRQREMDRELQFAAQVQLGFLPSSKPTLRGWSFADFYEAARKVGGDYFDYIPQPPKSGCDELAVAIADVAGKGVPAALLMARLYAATRYRVIAEANWPDVMRALNGEMSAGGLGHRFVTMLMVIIRPESGTGKVVNAGHLLPLIRRESGEVELLGLKASGMPLGLAPLETIYNELEFQLEPGEMIVIYTDGVTEAMNAEEEMFGRDRIVAMLKEREWKADEFVATLVERIEAFADDRSQRDDLCIVAMQYTPEMTDTGV from the coding sequence GTGGCCAGTCTGAAGGTCATTAAAGGGCCGGTTGTTGGTCAGATCGTCGAGTTGCGCGAGCCTCGGATGATTCTGGGTCGGCACGCGACAAGCCAGATCGTGCTGGATCACCAGTCGGTCAGTCGGCATCACGCACAGATCCTGCGAGAGCATGGCCAATATCGGGTTGAAGATCTCCGCAGTCTGAATGGAACGCACGTCAACCATGAATTGATCCCCGGCCCGCGCGAGTTAAGGGATGGCGATCTTCTGCGAATCTGTGACTTCGTCTTCGAGTTTCAGGCTGGCCCGTTGACACGCCGGATGAGGCCGCGAGATTTGGGCAGCCGATCTGCTGATGGAGAGCAGGGCGGCTTATCTTCTGTTTCGAATGAATCGATCGACCTGACCGAATCTGGTCGCTCAAAGATTGCCAGGTCGGAAAGTGGTAGAACATCCGCCAAGCCTGCCGGGCGACAGACGATTCCCGAGACCAGCGATGAACCTTCCGCAGGAATGGGCGGCGAAGATGGCAGTTCGTCGATTATTTCGACGTTAGATGCAGCCACAGGGCATGGCATTCGAATTAACGTCCGACCGGAAGTGAAGCTCAAGTCGATTCTGGAAATTGCATCGGCATTGGGCGGCATGCTCGATATCGAGGATGTTCTGCCGGCTGTACTGAGAGCGTTATTTCGCATTTTCCCGCAAGCCGAGTATGGCTTCTTCCTCTTGCGAAATGACGACGAAGCCGAGGGGAGTCCTGCATGGGATCACAATCCTGCAGAGCGGCTGGCCATCCGGGCGACGTGGTCACGGATGGGAGATCAGCAGGAATTCGTCCCTGTGAGCATGACCATCATTAACAAGGCCCTGGAAACCGGGCAGGCCATACTTTCGGCTGATGCTTCGGAAGATGGACGATTTCAGCGGAGTGAATCGCTGGCCTCGATGAAAATTCGCTCCGTGATGTGCGTGCCATTAATGAGAAGTAACACCCAGACTTTAGGCGTGATTCAATTAAGCACGCTGGATCTCATGCAGCCATTTGGCGATGAAGATCTGGAATTGCTGGTGAGTGTCAGTAAGCCCGTCACGTTAGCGCTGGAAAATGCCGCGATGCACGAGGCCGTGGTGCGCCAGCGGGAGATGGATCGCGAACTGCAGTTTGCGGCACAAGTACAACTCGGATTTCTCCCCTCATCAAAGCCCACCCTGCGTGGCTGGAGTTTCGCCGACTTTTATGAAGCAGCCCGTAAAGTCGGGGGTGATTACTTCGACTATATACCACAGCCACCGAAGTCGGGCTGTGATGAACTGGCTGTTGCGATTGCAGATGTCGCGGGGAAAGGCGTGCCGGCTGCACTACTCATGGCGAGGCTTTATGCAGCCACTCGCTACCGGGTGATCGCCGAAGCGAATTGGCCGGACGTGATGCGGGCACTCAATGGAGAAATGAGTGCCGGTGGGCTGGGGCATCGCTTTGTGACGATGCTGATGGTGATTATCCGCCCCGAAAGTGGCACCGGTAAGGTTGTAAATGCCGGCCATTTATTACCGCTGATTCGACGAGAATCAGGCGAGGTCGAACTGCTGGGTTTGAAGGCTTCGGGAATGCCTTTGGGATTAGCCCCTCTCGAAACCATTTATAACGAACTGGAGTTCCAGCTCGAACCCGGCGAAATGATCGTGATCTATACCGATGGCGTGACCGAAGCTATGAATGCCGAAGAAGAAATGTTCGGTCGCGATCGGATTGTCGCCATGCTCAAAGAGCGGGAATGGAAGGCCGACGAGTTTGTCGCCACTCTGGTCGAAAGGATTGAGGCCTTCGCCGATGATCGCTCGCAACGCGATGATCTGTGCATCGTCGCCATGCAGTATACTCCTGAGATGACGGATACAGGAGTTTGA
- a CDS encoding phosphatase PAP2 family protein, with protein MSESVAREVLASASGPRGSSPGKKIWQQRLALLAALVAGAMLAFQWDLPVARWLHAHRAPGIVREFFEAAEYYGHAVGTLLIIVTVGVLDPAKKRLLPWLLAASLGAGLTADVAKQLIERQRPRELDLANVEITTTITSVLPFLEGKVASHSFPSGHTATAFGLTVALSTLYRRGETWFVILACLVGVQRVQSLSHFPSDVLAGAAIGLLVGWLIADSKLKVAY; from the coding sequence TTGAGTGAAAGTGTTGCCAGGGAAGTTCTCGCCTCGGCGTCAGGGCCACGGGGATCATCACCGGGCAAAAAAATCTGGCAGCAGCGATTGGCACTGCTGGCGGCCCTGGTGGCGGGTGCGATGCTCGCCTTTCAGTGGGATTTGCCAGTGGCGAGGTGGTTGCATGCGCACCGGGCACCGGGGATCGTCCGCGAGTTTTTTGAAGCAGCCGAGTATTATGGCCATGCGGTTGGGACGCTGCTGATTATTGTGACGGTCGGTGTGCTGGATCCTGCGAAGAAGCGGCTGTTGCCCTGGCTATTGGCTGCATCGCTGGGAGCGGGGCTGACTGCTGATGTCGCCAAGCAGTTGATCGAACGGCAAAGACCGCGCGAACTGGATTTGGCGAACGTCGAAATCACGACAACCATCACCTCGGTACTCCCATTTCTGGAGGGAAAAGTGGCCAGCCACAGCTTCCCTTCGGGACATACCGCCACAGCCTTCGGGCTGACAGTCGCCCTCTCGACGCTGTATCGTCGAGGAGAAACCTGGTTTGTGATCCTCGCATGCCTCGTGGGAGTGCAGCGTGTGCAATCGCTTTCTCACTTTCCGAGTGATGTACTGGCCGGGGCGGCCATCGGTCTTTTAGTGGGCTGGCTGATTGCCGACTCGAAGCTGAAAGTAGCTTATTGA
- a CDS encoding ATP-binding protein, whose translation MPITTFQISEKQRDQLLFREESHFCDLKSREIAPGKLTKSIAAFANADGGELFIGISEDKTTGVRTWTGFESLEAANGHIQPFEKLFPLGTDFDYSFLYCESAPGLVLQVQIRKTQEIKRATDGEVYLRRGAQNLPINTTEGLRHLEYTKGLASFENELVDVPIDIIENSLPTLEFMLGVVPAAEPGPWLAKQWLIRNGKPTVAGLLLFAESPQAILAKRSGIKIYRHKTREAEGTRETLAFTPITIEGNLYSQIHAAVSRTTAVVEDIKRLGEETLEQVQYPSEALHEIITNAVLHRDYSIADDIHIRIFDNRVDVESPGRFPAHITVENILAERFSRNGTIVRIINKFPDPPNQDVGEGLNTAFAAMRQIGLKPPRIEERPNSVLVSLKHEPLASPEQLILEFLEKNDSIRNRQARDICNIGADYIIKRIFGLLGDRGLIEQIPGTDRSTTAYRRGRNFSSWRNEPPQ comes from the coding sequence ATGCCCATCACCACCTTCCAAATATCCGAGAAACAACGAGATCAACTACTGTTTCGTGAGGAGTCGCACTTTTGTGACTTGAAGTCAAGAGAAATTGCGCCGGGCAAACTAACAAAGTCAATTGCAGCGTTTGCAAACGCAGATGGCGGCGAGTTATTCATCGGCATATCAGAGGACAAGACCACAGGGGTGAGGACCTGGACCGGCTTCGAGAGCCTCGAAGCCGCCAATGGACATATCCAACCTTTTGAGAAGCTTTTCCCGCTTGGCACAGATTTTGACTACAGCTTTTTGTACTGTGAATCCGCGCCAGGCCTCGTGCTTCAGGTTCAAATCCGAAAGACACAGGAAATTAAACGCGCAACCGACGGGGAGGTTTACTTACGTCGAGGCGCTCAAAATCTGCCCATCAATACAACCGAAGGCCTTCGCCACCTGGAGTACACGAAGGGTCTAGCATCCTTTGAGAACGAGCTGGTGGATGTTCCAATCGATATAATCGAAAACTCTCTACCTACACTTGAATTCATGCTGGGGGTTGTTCCCGCTGCTGAGCCTGGACCATGGCTCGCAAAGCAGTGGCTAATTAGAAATGGCAAGCCTACCGTCGCAGGTCTTCTTCTCTTTGCTGAATCTCCGCAAGCAATTCTCGCCAAGCGTTCCGGCATAAAGATTTATAGACACAAAACCCGCGAAGCAGAAGGTACTCGTGAAACCCTCGCTTTTACACCAATTACAATCGAGGGGAATCTCTATTCACAGATACATGCTGCAGTATCCCGTACGACTGCCGTAGTTGAAGACATCAAGCGACTTGGCGAAGAAACATTAGAACAGGTTCAATATCCGAGTGAAGCTCTGCACGAGATCATAACAAACGCTGTCCTCCATCGCGACTACAGTATAGCAGATGACATACATATTCGTATCTTCGACAATCGGGTTGATGTTGAAAGTCCAGGTCGCTTTCCTGCGCACATAACAGTTGAAAACATTCTTGCCGAACGCTTTTCGAGAAACGGAACAATTGTGCGCATTATCAACAAGTTCCCAGATCCGCCGAATCAAGATGTGGGCGAAGGGCTGAACACGGCATTCGCAGCTATGCGCCAGATTGGTCTTAAGCCTCCGCGTATCGAAGAACGACCAAACTCCGTTCTTGTTTCACTTAAGCACGAGCCTCTTGCTTCGCCTGAACAACTCATACTGGAATTTCTTGAGAAGAACGACTCTATTCGTAATCGACAAGCCAGAGACATCTGCAATATAGGGGCCGACTACATAATCAAGCGAATATTTGGGCTGCTCGGCGATCGGGGACTAATTGAACAAATACCTGGGACAGACAGAAGTACAACGGCATATCGGCGCGGACGGAACTTCTCGAGTTGGCGCAATGAACCCCCGCAGTGA
- a CDS encoding SRPBCC domain-containing protein, which produces MQDSRTLSTSRVLPYSPEAIFSAFASAPVLASWWGPDGFTNTFDVFDFVVGGNWIFTMHGLDGTNYANTSYFEALEPGKLVVIRHDCPPYFTLTVRLSKVDGGTNLTWEQTFDDAATAQAVKARVGTANEENLNRLTLALGQGTQ; this is translated from the coding sequence ATGCAAGACTCACGAACCCTTTCCACCTCACGAGTGCTTCCCTATTCACCGGAGGCGATCTTCTCGGCATTTGCATCGGCGCCGGTGCTGGCATCGTGGTGGGGGCCCGATGGATTTACAAACACGTTCGATGTATTTGACTTCGTCGTGGGTGGCAATTGGATCTTTACCATGCATGGGCTGGATGGTACCAACTACGCCAATACGAGCTACTTCGAGGCACTTGAGCCGGGCAAACTCGTTGTCATTCGGCATGACTGTCCGCCCTACTTCACACTCACGGTGCGCCTGTCAAAAGTCGATGGAGGCACGAACCTGACATGGGAACAAACCTTTGATGACGCAGCGACAGCTCAAGCCGTCAAAGCCAGAGTGGGAACTGCGAACGAAGAGAACCTAAACCGACTCACTCTCGCACTTGGCCAGGGAACCCAATGA